From one Candidatus Methanoplasma termitum genomic stretch:
- the glmM gene encoding phosphoglucosamine mutase — MAERLFGTNGVRGIINEDMTSEMVLQLGKAIGTVMNGMVAVASDTRTSADMLKMAISAGIMAVGRNVLDLGVLPTPALQYYVRTRSDIKGGVMITASHNPPMFNGIKCISYDGTEATRKEEEAIEEQFSKEIPGAAWNYTGEMERVWGAGEEYVDAIVSKVDADAIRKAELRVCLDCANGAAYETSPLLLKKLNVKAITLNCNPQGESPGRPIEPTEDNIKDVLSLTRATRSDLGIAHDGDADRCVFITSDGKFVGGDKSLALLSKYTLSKQKGLIVTPVSTSSLVAEVVEAAGGTIIFTAVGSPIVARKMMETGAIFGGEENGGLIFPEQQFCRDGGMAIAKMLECVAKAGPLKNQVSKLPIYYTVKKKIDCPNDMKKHVLEYIENESAGAMIDKVDGMKATYDDGWVLARPSGTEPAFRIFSESKDEVVANQRAEKYETMVKEYLNMWFK; from the coding sequence TTGGCTGAGAGGCTTTTCGGTACAAACGGAGTGAGAGGGATCATCAACGAGGATATGACCTCGGAAATGGTACTGCAGTTGGGGAAGGCCATCGGGACCGTGATGAATGGAATGGTGGCTGTGGCCTCGGATACAAGGACATCGGCCGATATGCTGAAGATGGCCATATCTGCAGGCATAATGGCCGTGGGAAGAAACGTGCTCGATCTCGGAGTGCTGCCTACGCCGGCACTTCAGTATTATGTGAGAACGCGCAGCGACATAAAGGGAGGAGTAATGATCACCGCCTCCCACAATCCCCCCATGTTCAACGGCATCAAATGCATTTCATACGACGGAACTGAAGCAACCAGAAAGGAAGAAGAAGCGATCGAAGAGCAATTCTCAAAAGAGATCCCCGGGGCAGCGTGGAATTATACGGGCGAAATGGAGAGAGTATGGGGTGCCGGAGAGGAATATGTCGATGCGATAGTTTCTAAGGTAGATGCCGATGCCATAAGAAAAGCAGAGCTGAGAGTATGCCTCGACTGTGCAAACGGTGCGGCATACGAGACCTCTCCCCTGCTGCTCAAAAAGCTTAACGTAAAGGCGATAACGCTCAACTGCAACCCGCAGGGAGAGTCCCCCGGCCGCCCGATAGAGCCTACCGAAGACAACATCAAGGATGTACTTTCTTTGACAAGGGCAACAAGGTCGGACCTCGGAATAGCGCACGACGGAGACGCAGACAGGTGTGTATTCATTACCAGCGACGGCAAGTTCGTCGGAGGGGACAAGAGTCTGGCACTGTTGTCAAAGTATACTCTTTCCAAACAAAAGGGACTGATCGTAACGCCGGTAAGTACATCGTCGCTAGTCGCGGAGGTGGTCGAGGCTGCAGGCGGAACGATCATATTCACCGCGGTCGGGTCCCCCATAGTTGCCAGGAAGATGATGGAGACAGGAGCGATATTCGGGGGGGAGGAGAATGGCGGTCTGATCTTCCCGGAGCAACAGTTCTGCAGGGACGGCGGGATGGCAATAGCCAAGATGCTCGAATGCGTCGCCAAGGCTGGCCCGCTGAAGAACCAAGTATCTAAACTTCCGATCTACTATACTGTGAAGAAGAAGATAGACTGCCCCAACGATATGAAAAAGCATGTGCTTGAGTATATCGAGAACGAAAGCGCCGGTGCGATGATAGATAAGGTCGATGGAATGAAGGCGACGTACGACGACGGATGGGTCTTAGCCAGACCCTCCGGTACAGAGCCGGCGTTCAGAATATTCTCTGAATCAAAGGACGAGGTCGTTGCAAACCAGAGGGCAGAGAAATATGAAACAATGGTCAAAGAGTATCTGAATATGTGGTTCAAGTAA
- the speB gene encoding agmatinase, producing MPWEKANSCKVDPLSYGLSYAGAESDYDSADAFLLGIPYDRTSSFKSGAAEAPAHIRRASYNFEELHFEHGLDLPRLNIFDQGDCEHVFLPEDMMEEVKFFISPAIRDKKFTVAVGGEHSINMPIIQCFKKNDIALITIDAHLDSRDEYLGTPYSHACVTRRAAEHLGIDNVFALGVRSISKEELERDDVIPYTTSFEIKEKGIERAVKKALDSVKSEHVYLSLDIDGIDPAYAPGTGTPEPFGLDPLDVKRTINLIGGRLVGFDVTEVCPPADPSGITSALAARFINEVLAVHSKYLT from the coding sequence TTGCCATGGGAAAAAGCAAACTCCTGTAAGGTGGATCCTTTGTCGTATGGGCTGTCTTATGCGGGTGCCGAATCTGATTATGACTCGGCAGACGCATTCCTTTTGGGCATCCCCTATGACAGGACATCGAGTTTTAAGTCAGGCGCCGCCGAAGCACCTGCCCACATAAGAAGAGCATCTTACAATTTCGAGGAGCTCCACTTCGAACACGGCCTCGACCTTCCTCGGCTGAATATTTTCGACCAAGGCGACTGCGAGCACGTGTTCCTTCCCGAAGATATGATGGAAGAAGTTAAGTTCTTCATTTCCCCCGCAATAAGGGATAAAAAATTCACTGTCGCAGTGGGTGGAGAACATTCGATCAACATGCCCATAATACAGTGTTTCAAAAAGAATGACATCGCATTGATAACAATAGATGCGCACCTCGATTCCAGGGACGAATACCTCGGGACCCCTTACAGCCACGCATGTGTGACAAGGCGCGCCGCAGAACACCTGGGGATCGATAACGTCTTTGCGCTCGGCGTAAGATCGATATCGAAAGAAGAGCTGGAAAGGGATGATGTCATTCCCTACACAACATCTTTCGAGATCAAAGAAAAAGGGATAGAACGGGCAGTGAAAAAAGCGTTGGATAGTGTGAAAAGCGAGCATGTTTATCTTTCACTGGATATAGACGGTATCGACCCTGCTTATGCGCCCGGTACGGGCACCCCCGAGCCGTTCGGCCTTGACCCACTGGATGTTAAGAGAACGATCAATCTCATAGGCGGTAGGTTAGTGGGTTTTGATGTTACCGAAGTGTGCCCCCCTGCGGATCCGTCGGGAATAACATCCGCTCTTGCGGCGAGGTTCATAAACGAAGTGCTGGCAGTGCATTCTAAATATCTTACTTGA
- a CDS encoding ABC transporter ATP-binding protein, translated as MKIELDDVSMKFGDFYAIKNISLSIETGEYLTILGPSGCGKTTLIKVISGILTPTSGRVLVDGIDVTEIPIEDRDTGYVFQNIALFPNMTVEDNVGYSPRVKDMCVGETCLIAEEYLQLVKMFDRAGMFPNELSGGEQQKVSIARALASGSKMLMLDEPFSALDARVRVELRYEIRRLVKKLGITVLHITHDQEEAMSVSDRIILLRAGRTAEVGTPLDMYRDPKTVFTAYFIGETNLLECTVLGKTKNGWTVVRLRDGQKIRVAKSDFEKGTPVVISVRPENVYTANDGLRARIMGVVFMGFYWRIRTQAETGDYIDYNISANSEVPEVGDKVYLVFNKRATKVFERPKEGLEEAIELE; from the coding sequence ATGAAAATAGAACTTGACGATGTCTCAATGAAGTTCGGAGATTTCTATGCGATAAAGAACATCAGCCTCTCAATAGAGACAGGAGAATATCTGACAATTCTGGGGCCGTCCGGATGCGGTAAGACCACCCTTATAAAGGTCATATCCGGAATACTTACGCCGACAAGCGGAAGGGTCCTTGTCGATGGTATTGATGTTACAGAAATACCGATCGAGGACAGGGATACAGGATATGTTTTCCAGAACATAGCACTGTTCCCCAACATGACCGTCGAGGACAATGTCGGTTACAGCCCAAGGGTCAAAGATATGTGCGTGGGCGAAACATGTCTGATAGCAGAAGAATATCTCCAACTCGTCAAGATGTTCGACCGCGCCGGAATGTTCCCCAATGAACTTTCCGGCGGTGAACAGCAAAAGGTCTCCATCGCAAGGGCGTTGGCATCCGGATCGAAGATGCTCATGCTTGATGAACCGTTCTCTGCGCTTGATGCGAGGGTGCGTGTGGAATTGAGATATGAGATAAGAAGGCTGGTCAAAAAGCTCGGGATAACCGTTCTTCACATAACGCACGATCAGGAGGAAGCGATGTCCGTATCGGACAGGATCATACTTCTCAGGGCGGGAAGGACCGCAGAGGTCGGAACCCCGCTGGATATGTACAGGGATCCAAAGACGGTCTTTACGGCATATTTCATCGGGGAGACCAACCTTCTCGAATGTACCGTCCTGGGCAAAACGAAGAACGGATGGACGGTGGTCAGGCTCAGGGACGGCCAGAAGATCAGAGTGGCTAAGTCTGATTTCGAAAAAGGGACCCCTGTGGTAATATCTGTCCGTCCAGAGAACGTATATACTGCGAACGACGGTCTCAGAGCGAGAATAATGGGAGTGGTGTTCATGGGCTTTTATTGGAGGATAAGGACCCAGGCGGAGACTGGCGACTATATTGACTATAACATTTCGGCCAACAGCGAGGTGCCGGAAGTGGGTGACAAGGTCTATCTTGTTTTCAACAAGAGGGCCACAAAGGTCTTCGAAAGACCGAAAGAGGGATTGGAAGAGGCGATCGAACTTGAATGA
- a CDS encoding translation initiation factor IF-5A, whose product MWEMKEIRELKVGRYVNIDESPCKIVSISTSKPGKHGSAKASIDAVDIFTGSKKSINAPVSTKVQVPQIDRRKGQVLSIRDNEVQIMDLETFETFSMAINEDHESPLVEGGETMYIVAMGKSKLL is encoded by the coding sequence ATGTGGGAAATGAAAGAGATCAGGGAATTGAAGGTCGGAAGATATGTCAACATTGATGAGTCCCCCTGCAAGATCGTATCGATCAGCACATCAAAGCCCGGAAAACACGGATCGGCAAAGGCCAGCATCGATGCGGTAGACATTTTCACAGGATCCAAGAAATCGATCAACGCACCGGTGAGCACAAAGGTACAGGTCCCCCAGATCGACAGACGGAAAGGACAGGTATTGTCGATACGCGACAACGAAGTCCAGATAATGGATCTTGAAACATTCGAGACCTTCTCAATGGCGATCAACGAAGATCATGAGAGCCCCCTCGTAGAGGGTGGAGAGACCATGTACATCGTTGCCATGGGAAAAAGCAAACTCCTGTAA
- a CDS encoding DUF47 domain-containing protein — protein sequence MNEKKGIMLWLSKRKGETVMMGSRSHGLMVQDTVTELDLAMKAMAKGDQVNAMKCIERLIMQEAEADKIEDKLCEDASGGELSVQEREDLIYFIRKMDSIANWAKEGAIHIQLLVETKALVPDYIWIEMGKMASELITAVKHLVKTTENMETSPTETLGNIDAVYDQEKIIDGLYFSCTKQVHLSPMDPRAVMLARELIFAMEMAADTCKACADTIAIILSARRI from the coding sequence TTGAATGAAAAGAAAGGGATAATGTTGTGGCTTTCCAAGAGGAAAGGAGAGACGGTGATGATGGGCTCAAGGAGCCATGGTCTTATGGTTCAGGATACCGTGACAGAACTCGACCTTGCGATGAAAGCAATGGCGAAAGGGGATCAGGTGAACGCAATGAAATGCATCGAAAGGCTAATCATGCAGGAAGCGGAGGCCGATAAAATAGAGGATAAGCTATGCGAGGACGCTTCCGGCGGAGAATTGAGCGTCCAGGAGAGAGAGGATCTGATATACTTCATCAGAAAAATGGATTCCATAGCAAACTGGGCCAAGGAGGGCGCTATACACATTCAGCTTCTGGTCGAGACCAAAGCACTTGTTCCTGACTACATTTGGATAGAAATGGGCAAAATGGCATCCGAGCTCATCACAGCCGTAAAACACCTCGTGAAAACGACCGAGAACATGGAAACATCGCCGACAGAGACACTTGGGAACATTGATGCGGTCTACGACCAAGAGAAGATAATCGACGGGCTGTATTTTTCCTGCACGAAACAGGTGCACCTTTCTCCTATGGATCCACGCGCGGTCATGTTGGCAAGAGAGCTCATATTTGCTATGGAAATGGCCGCCGACACATGCAAGGCGTGTGCGGACACGATAGCGATCATACTTTCTGCGAGGAGGATATGA
- a CDS encoding phosphoheptose isomerase family protein: MTKKSSETIKESDLSQLFLPENQEKLNPFPEMFSVKLNYDIIKDKLADCKVRDHFEKGFESFRKRCAADPFTDTYRKDVLDYYRTFMAKYEPKITKEIDRLFKGKYPEYMVTIGIGANELFTRFAASVNNNNKGRRLEWLVINSPKDMSSFPDDLTIENTIFLEFSRSGVAEETVKIHEYLPRKAKRIVFANGGPLGELAKRDGDIVLPLPPEISGRYGRNKTPILLAPMIVAGMDVEQHWKNIDLAIRKFDISDGNSLPFVIAKYIYISQRLLPPDSSVYLDLSNKKEPHAKMHPYRNLIYLGCNDNDMGLLGDQFLQFWNEGVNRPGNDLMVTKLFGLPRDSHMNIEGILGNPYTKMAVFLLRTNMREQKMHPLISATPDVLNPEHKGLHFGDEDVIFAMANYRRLSELMPTIFIGVPGKVSMSHSAVLGQLFADITFIYSNMINVRSGENPEVQSIRENSSRFLSSGAKEIREKDLPIENVARELTK; the protein is encoded by the coding sequence ATGACAAAGAAAAGTTCTGAAACGATCAAGGAAAGCGATCTTTCGCAACTTTTTCTTCCAGAGAATCAGGAAAAGCTCAATCCGTTCCCTGAGATGTTCAGTGTAAAATTGAACTACGATATCATCAAGGACAAACTGGCGGACTGCAAAGTAAGGGATCATTTTGAAAAAGGGTTCGAATCTTTTCGAAAACGCTGCGCCGCCGATCCTTTTACGGACACTTACAGGAAGGACGTCTTAGACTACTACCGCACATTCATGGCTAAGTATGAGCCGAAGATAACAAAGGAGATCGACAGACTGTTCAAAGGGAAATATCCGGAATACATGGTCACGATAGGCATCGGGGCGAATGAACTGTTCACCCGCTTTGCCGCATCCGTTAACAATAACAATAAGGGTCGCCGCCTCGAATGGCTCGTCATAAACTCCCCGAAGGACATGTCGTCTTTTCCCGATGATCTTACAATAGAGAACACCATTTTTCTCGAATTCTCGCGCAGCGGCGTTGCGGAGGAGACGGTCAAGATCCATGAATACCTCCCGAGAAAAGCAAAGAGGATCGTATTCGCTAACGGAGGGCCACTCGGAGAGCTTGCAAAAAGAGATGGCGATATTGTGCTTCCGCTCCCTCCCGAGATCTCCGGAAGATACGGGAGGAACAAGACGCCGATACTCTTGGCACCGATGATCGTAGCGGGAATGGATGTGGAACAGCACTGGAAAAATATCGATCTGGCTATTAGGAAGTTTGATATCTCGGATGGGAATTCTCTGCCTTTCGTTATCGCAAAATACATTTACATTTCTCAAAGGCTGCTGCCCCCCGACAGCTCCGTATATCTGGATCTCAGCAACAAAAAAGAGCCGCATGCGAAAATGCATCCGTATAGGAATCTCATCTACCTCGGTTGCAACGATAATGACATGGGGCTGCTGGGGGATCAGTTCCTGCAGTTTTGGAACGAAGGCGTGAACAGACCCGGGAACGACCTGATGGTGACAAAGCTCTTCGGTCTCCCGAGAGACTCCCACATGAATATCGAAGGCATACTCGGAAATCCATACACAAAAATGGCCGTGTTCCTGCTTAGAACGAACATGCGCGAGCAGAAAATGCACCCCCTCATCTCGGCTACGCCCGATGTTCTCAACCCGGAGCACAAGGGGCTTCACTTCGGGGATGAGGACGTCATCTTCGCTATGGCAAATTACAGAAGGCTTTCCGAACTTATGCCTACCATATTCATCGGCGTCCCGGGCAAGGTCTCGATGAGCCATTCAGCTGTTTTGGGTCAGCTTTTTGCTGACATCACGTTCATTTATTCAAATATGATCAATGTCAGATCGGGTGAAAATCCCGAAGTGCAATCGATAAGAGAGAACTCCAGCCGCTTCCTTTCATCGGGGGCAAAAGAGATCAGAGAAAAAGATCTGCCCATAGAAAATGTTGCCCGGGAATTGACCAAGTAA
- a CDS encoding ABC transporter ATP-binding protein: MPEIVLDGLCKEYKGHKAADGLTLKVNDGEYLCILGPTGSGKTTCLRMICGLTKPDRGKVLFDGVDVTNRPVSERKATMLSQTYALFPPKTVYENVMFSPQINGWNEEDAKQLVKGMLDLVHMESKANSYPNELSGGQQQRTALARALASDSDILLLDEPLRALDARLRLELRQDLKSLVKEMGHTAIHVTHDQDEALEMADRIAIIRNGKIIQVGTPMEVFRNPKTPFVANFVGRSNIFIGKIRSVNEEFSEIEIQNGTMIKAHKTDVPAGTEVAVAIKIGSTRIPLIPKPTEEKPDPEMPEGFFKGKVERILYEGATVTVEIMADDIGLVSSKISNRRFDDYGVGDEVMVSWLPERATVFEIPPEGIDAELRLD, encoded by the coding sequence GTGCCTGAGATCGTTCTGGACGGGTTGTGCAAAGAATACAAGGGCCACAAGGCCGCCGATGGCCTAACCCTTAAGGTCAATGACGGCGAATACCTATGTATACTCGGACCGACCGGTTCGGGGAAGACCACATGCCTGAGAATGATATGCGGGCTTACCAAGCCGGATCGTGGAAAAGTATTATTTGATGGGGTCGACGTAACTAACAGACCGGTCAGCGAGAGGAAAGCGACCATGCTGTCCCAGACATATGCGTTGTTCCCGCCGAAGACCGTTTATGAGAATGTGATGTTCTCTCCGCAGATCAACGGGTGGAATGAAGAAGATGCCAAGCAACTCGTAAAGGGTATGTTGGATCTGGTGCATATGGAAAGTAAGGCCAATTCCTACCCGAACGAACTGAGCGGAGGCCAGCAGCAAAGGACGGCGCTTGCAAGGGCGCTCGCCTCCGACTCGGATATTCTGCTTCTGGATGAGCCCCTGAGGGCACTTGACGCAAGGCTCAGACTTGAACTAAGGCAAGATCTCAAATCACTTGTCAAAGAGATGGGCCACACAGCGATACATGTAACACACGATCAGGATGAGGCATTGGAGATGGCTGATCGCATCGCCATTATAAGGAACGGAAAGATTATCCAGGTCGGCACACCAATGGAAGTGTTCAGGAACCCAAAGACCCCCTTCGTTGCGAATTTCGTGGGAAGGTCCAACATCTTCATTGGAAAGATACGTTCGGTCAATGAGGAATTCTCCGAGATAGAGATACAGAACGGGACGATGATAAAAGCGCACAAGACCGATGTGCCGGCAGGCACTGAAGTCGCAGTTGCGATCAAGATCGGGTCCACAAGGATACCGTTGATCCCAAAGCCCACCGAAGAGAAACCGGATCCGGAGATGCCGGAGGGATTCTTCAAAGGCAAAGTGGAAAGGATACTCTATGAAGGGGCCACAGTGACCGTGGAGATCATGGCCGATGATATAGGTTTGGTCTCATCTAAGATCTCGAACAGAAGGTTCGACGATTACGGCGTAGGGGACGAAGTAATGGTCTCCTGGCTGCCGGAAAGGGCAACTGTATTTGAAATACCGCCGGAAGGCATCGATGCGGAACTGAGGTTGGACTGA
- a CDS encoding ribosomal biogenesis protein, giving the protein MAVLVTKWFGIFLIDEKTGKIIEKRLMPKDPNLIAERLALVQRGSILEEEKELAGKLPKISVSNTRQSGLGRPMFYDSSFLDPKSFGFTEEIMHSAMLGLGKLRTSEPVPKDRNLVHAIRGLDDLIESTNLLNERLHEWYGMHFPELADVAKDERYAALISELGDRDSIIKELGLDISSIGSDFADRDLKETMDLAETVIRLYEEKERMEQYITEIATGAAPNMCAIIDAPLSARLISLAGGLDRLSTLPSSTVQLLGAEKAMFRHLRSGKRPPKHGVIYQHPDIHRSPYWQRGKIARALAGKVLIAAKIDANRGEFIGDKLKEEFAARVKDIQERYPEAPKKQQSQNRPNKKRGNRPRR; this is encoded by the coding sequence ATGGCAGTCCTCGTAACAAAATGGTTCGGTATTTTCCTCATTGACGAGAAGACCGGAAAAATTATCGAAAAAAGGCTTATGCCGAAGGACCCGAACCTTATTGCGGAAAGGTTAGCGTTAGTACAAAGAGGGTCAATTCTTGAAGAGGAAAAAGAGCTTGCCGGAAAGCTGCCGAAGATCTCCGTCTCAAATACCAGACAATCGGGGCTCGGAAGGCCGATGTTCTATGACTCTTCGTTCCTCGATCCAAAGTCGTTCGGTTTCACTGAAGAGATAATGCACAGCGCCATGCTGGGTCTGGGGAAATTGAGAACGTCTGAGCCTGTCCCCAAAGACAGGAATCTCGTCCATGCCATAAGGGGATTGGACGATCTGATCGAAAGCACCAACCTCTTGAACGAAAGGCTTCACGAATGGTACGGGATGCATTTTCCAGAGCTTGCGGATGTTGCAAAAGATGAAAGATATGCCGCTCTCATTTCAGAACTGGGCGACAGGGATAGCATAATCAAAGAATTGGGTCTGGATATCAGCTCCATCGGGTCCGACTTTGCCGACCGTGACCTGAAAGAGACAATGGACCTTGCCGAGACAGTGATAAGACTGTACGAAGAGAAAGAGAGGATGGAACAGTACATAACCGAAATTGCAACCGGAGCAGCGCCTAATATGTGCGCGATCATTGATGCTCCGCTGTCGGCCAGACTCATTTCATTAGCTGGGGGATTGGATAGACTTTCTACCCTTCCATCTTCAACAGTACAGCTTCTGGGTGCCGAAAAAGCAATGTTCAGACATTTGAGATCGGGCAAGCGCCCCCCGAAACACGGAGTGATATATCAGCATCCCGACATCCACAGATCACCTTACTGGCAGAGGGGGAAGATAGCCAGAGCGCTTGCCGGGAAGGTCCTCATCGCCGCGAAGATAGATGCCAACAGAGGGGAGTTCATAGGGGACAAACTGAAAGAAGAGTTTGCGGCACGCGTCAAGGATATTCAGGAGCGTTACCCTGAAGCGCCGAAAAAACAACAGAGCCAGAACAGGCCGAATAAGAAACGTGGTAATCGGCCCAGGCGCTGA
- the mtnA gene encoding S-methyl-5-thioribose-1-phosphate isomerase: protein MKVRTGGGVKDIRAVWFDKGKVMMIDQRELPHKIVTVSFDKYQDIAEAIRNMTTRGAPSIGATAAYGMCLAALSGVDLDKAAKDIKAARPTANDLFFAVDHMLAGLKAGSDPIEAANGYADMIVDKCTKIGEYGSALIKNGMKVMTHCNAGALATVDVGTALAPMRKAWADGKRFFVYASETRPRLQGMQLTAWELGQEGIDHAIIPDGASAYYMEKGVDLIITGADRITANGDFANKIGTFDKAIAAKHFGIPFYVAAPVSTFDFDTKTGKDIVIEERSEKEVTEIYGMKIAPKGSPALNPAFDVTPAKLVRGFITEKGIFAPKDIGKVKQ, encoded by the coding sequence TTGAAAGTAAGAACGGGCGGCGGAGTCAAGGACATTAGGGCAGTGTGGTTCGACAAAGGGAAAGTCATGATGATCGACCAGAGGGAACTCCCCCATAAGATCGTGACCGTGAGTTTTGATAAATATCAAGATATTGCAGAAGCTATCAGGAATATGACGACCCGGGGCGCACCCTCTATCGGTGCGACCGCCGCCTACGGCATGTGCCTGGCAGCTCTTTCCGGCGTCGATCTTGACAAAGCAGCCAAGGACATCAAAGCTGCGAGACCTACCGCCAACGACCTGTTCTTTGCGGTGGATCACATGCTTGCCGGTCTCAAAGCAGGTTCTGATCCGATAGAAGCCGCGAACGGCTATGCCGACATGATCGTCGATAAATGCACAAAGATCGGGGAGTACGGTTCCGCACTCATTAAGAACGGAATGAAAGTAATGACCCATTGCAACGCGGGAGCCCTTGCCACCGTTGACGTAGGGACTGCATTGGCCCCTATGAGGAAAGCTTGGGCAGATGGAAAAAGATTCTTTGTTTATGCATCAGAAACAAGACCCAGGCTCCAAGGTATGCAGCTTACTGCGTGGGAGCTGGGTCAGGAAGGAATAGATCACGCCATCATTCCCGACGGCGCTTCCGCATACTACATGGAAAAAGGCGTCGACCTTATCATTACGGGTGCGGACCGCATCACCGCAAACGGAGATTTTGCGAACAAGATCGGCACCTTCGATAAAGCTATCGCGGCAAAACACTTCGGTATCCCGTTCTATGTGGCGGCTCCGGTCTCCACATTCGACTTCGATACAAAGACCGGCAAGGACATAGTGATCGAAGAAAGATCTGAAAAAGAGGTCACAGAGATCTATGGGATGAAGATAGCTCCGAAAGGCTCTCCCGCACTTAATCCCGCATTCGATGTCACTCCTGCGAAACTTGTCAGAGGATTCATAACAGAAAAAGGCATATTCGCTCCGAAAGATATCGGAAAGGTGAAACAATGA
- a CDS encoding class II aldolase/adducin family protein: MNEQSARVKLAEICKLLYDRNLTVSAGGNMSLRLNEKEFIITPTGRNKGMLRPDEMVLMNIGGKVLSDGKPSIERTFHIAFYKANPDTNSVIHCHPLYCTSLAVKGEKIRSSLTPEGVLLLGDVPLVGYFTPGSKKLADAVAENTSCKAILMARHGAITQGRTIEEAFNRMEELEFQAKLQMLTAGADELPLSEIKKLEKM; encoded by the coding sequence ATGAACGAGCAATCTGCACGCGTAAAACTGGCAGAGATATGCAAACTTCTCTATGACAGGAATCTCACAGTGTCGGCAGGAGGGAACATGAGCCTTCGCCTCAACGAAAAAGAGTTCATTATCACACCTACCGGGAGGAATAAAGGCATGCTCCGACCAGACGAGATGGTTCTGATGAACATCGGAGGGAAAGTTCTTTCCGACGGAAAACCGTCTATTGAAAGAACATTTCATATTGCATTCTACAAAGCAAACCCCGACACGAACTCGGTGATACACTGCCACCCGCTGTACTGCACTTCGCTGGCGGTCAAAGGGGAGAAGATAAGAAGTTCGCTTACTCCCGAAGGTGTGCTTCTTTTAGGAGACGTCCCCCTTGTCGGGTACTTCACACCGGGATCGAAGAAACTCGCCGACGCCGTTGCCGAAAACACTTCATGCAAAGCGATCCTGATGGCGAGGCATGGCGCGATAACCCAAGGCAGGACCATCGAAGAAGCGTTCAACAGAATGGAAGAGTTGGAATTCCAGGCCAAGCTGCAGATGCTGACGGCCGGTGCTGACGAACTCCCGTTGTCAGAGATCAAGAAACTTGAGAAGATGTGA